Proteins encoded together in one Carya illinoinensis cultivar Pawnee chromosome 3, C.illinoinensisPawnee_v1, whole genome shotgun sequence window:
- the LOC122303236 gene encoding remorin-like, whose product MAEQEPAVKVEPEAPLDPEPEPAPAPPPPATEHLEQPPKDVTEEKSVIPAPPPEHKPDDNKAIAVVEKAPEHAEQKSTEGSINRDTVLARVATEKKISLIKAWEESEKSKAENKAHKKLSAIGAWENSRKASIEAELKKIEERLEKQKAEYVEKMKNKVAMIHKAAEEKRAMTEARRGEDILKAEEMAAKYRATGTGPKKLLGCFSA is encoded by the exons ATGGCAGAGCAAGAACCCGCCGTCAAGGTCGAGCCCGAAGCCCCCTTGGATCCTGAGCCTGAGCCTGCGCCTGCGCCTCCCCCTCCGGCAACAGAACACCTCGAACAACCTCCCAAAGATGTCACCGAGGAGAAATCCGTAATTCCAGCTCCTCCTCCTGAACACAAGCCCGATGACAACAAAGCAATTGCCGTCGTTGaaa AGGCTCCAGAGCATGCCGAACAGAAAAGTACTGAGGGTTCTATCAACCGAG ACACTGTGCTTGCAAGAGTTGCAACAGAGAAGAAGATATCACTAATCAAGGCATGGGAAGAAAGTGAAAAATCCAAAGCAGAGAACAA GGCTCATAAAAAGTTATCTGCCATTGGAGCGTGGGAGAACAGCAGGAAAGCATCTATAGAGgctgagttgaaaaagattgag GAAAGGTTGGAGAAGCAGAAGGCTGAATAtgtggaaaaaatgaaaaacaaagtaGCTATGATACACAAGGCGGCAGAAGAAAAGAGGGCAATGACTGAAGCTAGACGTGGGGAAGATATTCTCAAGGCAGAGGAAATGGCTGCAAAATACCGGGCCACTGGAACTGGTCCAAAGAAGCTCCTTGGTTGTTTTTCAGCCTAG
- the LOC122303233 gene encoding pre-mRNA cleavage factor Im 25 kDa subunit 2 translates to MVTSSVVDTYPLSSYTFGTKEPKMEKDTSVADRLARMKVNYMKEGMRTSVEGILLVQEHNHPHILLLQIGNTFCKLPGGRLKPGENEIEGLKRKLTSKLGATVPALVPDWQIGECVATWWRPNFETIMYPYCPPHITKPKECKKLYVVHLSEREYFAVPKNLKLLAVPLFELYDNVQRYGPVISTIPQQLSRFQFNMITK, encoded by the exons ATGGTGACTTCATCGGTGGTGGACACGTATCCACTTTCAAGCTACACCTTCGGGACGAAAGAGCCGAAGATGGAGAAGGACACTTCCGTTGCCGATCGCCTTGCTCGCATGAAAGTCAA CTATATGAAGGAGGGAATGAGGACAAGCGTCGAAGGGATTTTACTG GTACAGGAACATAATCATCCTCACATACTGCTTCTTCAAATTGGGAATACTTTCTGTAAACTCCCTGGTGGCCGTCTGAAGCCTGGAGAGAATG AAATTGAGGGCTTGAAAAGAAAGCTGACCAGCAAGCTTGGTGCTACTGTACCTGCTCTTGTGCCAGACTGGCAG ATAGGTGAGTGTGTGGCTACCTGGTGGAGGCCAAACTTTGAAACCATAATGTATCCATATTGCCCTCCCCACATAACAAAACCCAAG GAGTGTAAGAAGCTTTATGTTGTTCACTTGTCTGAGAGGGAGTACTTTGCGGTcccaaaaaatttgaaacttcTTGCTGTTCCATTGTTTGAGCTCTATGATAACGTTCAG CGATATGGACCAGTTATATCTACCATTCCTCAGCAGCTCTCTAGATTCCAGTTCAATATGATCACTAAATGA
- the LOC122303235 gene encoding transcription factor MYB17-like, which translates to MGRAPCCDKEGVKKGAWTPEEDQILVQYINNHGHGSWRSLPKHAGLLRCGKSCRLRWINYLRPDIKRGPFSPEEEDAVIQLHGMLGNRWAAIASQMPGRTDNEIKNFWNTHLKKRQLCTVQRPWMHKPSSKLELSNVESESPSTRHIVQWESARVEAEARLSMETLLHKPSSMGRTDSDYFLRLWNTEVGESFRKMNGKDGEACQSPVSQASSPVKCGSGSQAKNTRTWGATNMTPEQEDSYRPMIEDAMASPNSLSSNNHIDSSNTAAFNLLLDFPDGDDVFQV; encoded by the exons ATGGGAAGGGCACCGTGTTGTGACAAGGAGGGAGTAAAGAAAGGGGCCTGGACTCCTGAAGAGGACCAAATCTTGGTGCAGTACATCAACAACCACGGCCATGGTAGCTGGCGTTCCCTCCCCAAGCATGCTg GTCTCCTTCGATGTGGAAAGAGTTGTCGGCTTAGGTGGATAAACTATCTTCGTCCTGACATAAAACGTGGTCCCTTTTCTCCAGAGGAAGAGGATGCTGTCATTCAGCTCCATGGAATGCTCGGTAACAG GTGGGCTGCCATAGCATCACAAATGCCCGGAAGAACAGACAATGAGATTAAGAACTTTTGGAACACTCATTTGAAGAAGCGTCAGCTTTGCACCGTCCAGAGACCATGGATGCACAAGCCCTCATCCAAACTGGAGCTAAGCAACGTCGAATCTGAATCTCCTTCCACCCGCCACATAGTACAATGGGAGAGTGCCAGAGTCGAGGCAGAGGCTCGCTTGTCAATGGAAACGTTACTGCACAAGCCATCATCGATGGGCAGGACAGATTCTGATTACTTCCTCCGTCTATGGAATACTGAAGTTGGAGAATCATTTCGGAAGATGAATGGGAAAGATGGGGAAGCTTGCCAAAGCCCCGTCTCTCAAGCATCTTCACCTGTAAAATGTGGTTCAGGTTCTCAAGCAAAAAACACCAGGACCTGGGGCGCCACGAACATGACTCCAGAACAAGAAGACAGCTATAGACCAATGATAGAAGACGCAATGGCCAGCCCGAATTCTCTCAGCTCTAACAATCACATCGATTCTTCCAATACTGCAGCATTCAACTTACTGCTAGATTTCCCAGATGGTGATGATGTCTTCCAAGTATAG
- the LOC122303234 gene encoding transcription factor LAF1-like, protein MGCKSSEKPIKPKHRRGLWSPEEDQRLRNYVLKHGHGCWSSVPINAGLQRNGKSCRLRWINYLRPGLKRGMFCEEEEDTILTLHRMLGNKWSQIAQHLPGRTDNEIKNYWHSYLKKKVAKAEEMKAHIKTQYTSSSSDINMDSSSSPKRSAIGVPIYDSVLGHVGKSLKCTDQESVPQTSCDFPGDQANCSSFLPKVLFAEWLSLDHVHGWNNIADSGEGLISRSDAPNSHNPNFQFTPMHGFSSNDGAYGGQFHNMQSHASATEMFNSQFKFEDQFISGDDVCRDLNMNNDVMYI, encoded by the exons ATGGGGTGCAAGTCATCAGAGAAGCCAATAAAGCCGAAACACAGAAGGGGCCTGTGGTCACCCGAAGAAGATCAAAGGCTTCGAAACTACGTTCTCAAACATGGGCATGGCTGCTGGAGCTCCGTCCCCATAAACGCTG GCTTGCAGAGGAACGGAAAGAGCTGCAGATTAAGGTGGATTAACTACTTAAGGCCAGGACTGAAGCGAGGTATGTTTTGCGAGGAAGAGGAGGACACAATCTTAACCTTGCATCGCATGTTAGGCAACAA GTGGTCTCAGATAGCGCAGCATTTACCTGGAAGAACAGATAACGAGATAAAGAACTACTGGCATTCTTATCTGAAGAAGAAAGTGGCCAAGGCTGAAGAAATGAAAGCTCACATCAAAACTCAGTATACAAGTTCAAGCTCAGACATTAATATGGATTCTTCATCCTCTCCCAAAAGGTCGGCAATCGGAGTTCCAATTTACGATTCAGTACTTGGACATGTGGGAAAATCACTAAAGTGTACTGATCAGGAATCCGTTCCACAGACTTCATGTGACTTCCCTGGGGATCAGGCTAACTGTAGCAGCTTCTTACCAAAGGTTTTATTTGCTGAGTGGCTTTCCCTAGATCATGTCCATGGTTGGAACAATATTGCAGATTCAGGTGAGGGACTAATCTCCAGATCAGATGCTCCTAATTCTCATAATCCAAACTTCCAGTTCACTCCCATGCATGGCTTTTCATCAAATGATGGAGCATATGGTGGCCAGTTTCACAACATGCAAAGCCATGCTTCGGCCACTGAGATGTTTAATTCACAGTTTAAGTTTGAGGATCAATTTATCTCCGGGGATGATGTATGTCGTGATCTCAACATGAACAATGATGTGATGTATATATAA